AGATTTTTTTCCCATCAAAATGCTATGTAGTATTCGGGAGGACAGGTTGTCTGGTAGATGAGATAGAGAGGGGGTGGGTGGATATCAGACAAATGAAAGAGGAAAGTAATGTATGTATCAGAAAGATGGAGGGGCAAAGGGTGTCCTTGATTGTATCATTACGACGAAGGATCAATTTCACGTTTATTTTCCTCTAAGTAAGCCTTAACCCTATGGCCGCAAACTGCAACCCGACGTCAGTACACTATGCTTATAATTTAATAACTGATCTAGTACACTGTTATATAATACGTCCTGTCATAAGACCCCTCAGACCTgccggtatgaggtacctggagctttgcaggtAGGTACAGAatctatgtgtatatatgtgtgtgtgtggtgtgtgtgtgtgtgtgtgtgtgtgtgtgtgtgtgtgtgtgtgtgtgtgtgtgtgtgtgtgtgtgtgtgtgtgtgtgtgtgtgtgtgtagattccctttgtcgaggacaggaagcctattATCAAATATTACTCTAGATTCCTTTACTTATCTACAAGTTCCATTGATTCATTAATGTTTATATATTACAACTGTACTAATTTTATGAAATTGTTTCTTTTCAGTCATAACATTCGCCGGAAAAGCTCAACGTATTTCATgggtaggcaaaattgtaattaattttgtcaataaagatgttaataataataataataatgacttttcagTTCAATATAATGAACTGTACATAATGGTACAGTTCATTATATACTGTACAAAAATAGTACATAATGGATAAGATATTCAATGTATAAAATAAAAAGCCATAAGAGACGCCTACAAATACGCGAGAAAACAAGGCGAATCAGAAAAATATAAAATCAAATGCCACCAATGAAAGAGAAGAAGTAATGTTAGCCAAAAACAATGAAAGAAACAGCGGCCGTAGCGAGCAATTATCATGGGGAAATACAACACAAAGgagcctactatatatatatatatatattaatcactGTTTATATGTGGTTCCCGAATCCCTGACCCTCTGAACCCCAGACAACACCGACCCACGCCTCGCTGACAGGGAAATAAAACAGCGAAAAATACAGCGAGTGAGGAATGTGATCGAGTGCAGCAAATGCAGAGAGTCATGACAAAGAACTCAGAACTGCCATAATTCTGAAAATGATGTGAACAAAGGAACAAGAATCAATGATTCATGACGGGgtggagagacacagagacatagTTAGGGAACGAAAACAAGAACAGTTTGCCcggaacgctatgcgtattagtggctttaggtattgtatgtactaactctatcgttaaatccaacattatgtttgtaactcatcttcaatgtatgtacctttacctgaaaaaaaatctaaatctaaaatctaacaAATCGGGAGAACGAACGAACAATAACAGAAACTTTAGTTAGGTCGAGAATAATATGTGTTAGCGCGAGAGCCTGACCATTAGGATATATTCTTAGCAAGTAAACCTTAAGGTGAGTCGTAGTGGACTTTTGGAGCTTCACAACAGCCAGCCAGCACTAAGAGCTTCTTATTACAGGCTACATGAGGATGTTATTAACATGAAACTACTGTATAACATTCGGCAGCAAAACTGTGTTTCacagtactgtatactgtacaagcatggagacctcaccttTAAAAGGACATATTTCTGCATAAGGGAAAATACAATGTAGAACAACTAGTTGTCTCAGAGCTAattcaactctcataccaggaacggttgggggccacaggactaacaacatTACAAACCAGACATGCTAAGAATGATTTTATAGAGACACACAAATTAACAAACTGGAAGACAGAGCACTTCTTTAAAGATCCAATGTAACGCACTCAGGAGGCAACAGCTTGTAACTCAACAAGCCAGAAGGTAGGACAAAAGAGGAGATGCTTTTTCCATAAGGTAAAAACAAAGCCAAGACAGTACTTGTCTTGTACTGTCTTATTCGGTGTCTTACCCACCGAAGCCAAGACAGTACTTTAGCTTAAAATTCTTGAAAAATTatcttagtgaataaagaggatcTTCAACAAATTTCCTGTTCCCGTCGATATCACGAGAGATGGtgtccctcaggtaaattcaggtaaaataaaAAGAAGCCTAAAATACAAAAAAAGCCTTAACTAAATGTCTAGAATCAATAAACCAATGAcagactaaacaaaaaataaacgcAGCTTATCAACAGTTCAGCTAGTGTGGGAATGCGTCAAGTTGCTATGGTTTCTGTAATTAGATGAATAATCAAAAATTCCTTTGTAGTTCTGGTAAGAACTTGTATACCGGGAGCGCTCGAGGGACACGAACTGCGCGAGTAACGTTGCGCTTGAGCGTGTTGGGTGTTCACAGGTGCGCGGAAGTGTGTAGTCCACCACGCTCCCATGTGTGAGAATTAGGTATGTGGGACACAGGAATTATAGGCTTAAATACTGGTGTACTCTAGGACTAATTTTGCATATACGTGACTAGCTGGATCGAAATATACAACAATAATGCTTAATTATACAAAAAACAGTAAAAACAATAAAGAAATTACTACTGCATTTAGCACTGCTACATTACCACAATTGCTATTGCTTAACAGCACAACTACTGTTACTAATACTACGACTTCTAATTATTACTACTGTTTACTTTTGTTAATAATACTAATAACAGCCGGCTTTCCATAATGTTCATAATTTTGATCCAATATATATTCTAAATTGAACATGACATGCTTAATGGGCGTCAGTGAAATTAATGTAGCGACGCCAGATATATTGAAACGATTTCAAATCATCTTCTAtaacaattaaataataataacaataataaggcATTTAAAGCACAATTTGTGCATttatagttttgaaatggtcggaTGTGAAGGAGTGTTTCAGTTTAAATGTGACAAGGCCATTATGTTTGCGCAACATAAACATAGATTGATCCTTTTACTCTTAAACAATAGACTGCAGACATGGCCTTTTTTTTAGCCTGCAATGCCAGCCGAGTAGAGTCTTTGACGCACTTtgttccctgcatggtgccttcttttgattatTGCATTAACACGATTTACAATTACATCAGCACTGACGTGTTGGTATTATTATGGGTGATCATTTGTAATACAACAACAGTCCTTTAATTAGTAATGAAGTATGGCACCAAGGCTAGTTGAGCAATTAGTAATGAAGTGTGGCACCAAGGATAGTTGAACAATTAGTAATAAAGTATGGCATTAAGGCTAGTTGAACAATTAGTAATGAAGTATTATACTAAGGATAGTTGAGCAATTAGTAATGAAGTATGGCACCAAGGCTAGTTGAACTAGTAATGCAACATGTGGTACTAATATGCCAATAATATATTTCACTATAGAGTGTGGTACCATATGTTGATATTAAAATACCATATGTTGGTATTAAAATTAATAATGTACTAATTACCATTGTACATTAATAGTACAATAGTATAATAGTGACACCTAGGCTCCCTGTTCAGTTTGTTTCAAGATTTTGTGTCTGCTATATAATTTCGTTGTCATTAAAATTTAACCACATGAATTTGTATCTTCCCTCCAACTGAAGCTCATGAAGTACTTCGAGGCCATCTTGTTCATATGGTACATCGTTAGTTCAGACATGGCTTTTtgaacacccacagtaccatagaTTGAAGTCAGATGAGATATTATATAACTTAATTCAAATTATATAATATTTCATCTGGCTTTAAACTACAGTACTGTGGGTGTTCAAAATGCCATGACTGAAATAATGATGTACCATGTGAGCTGATAACGAATCTCTAAATCCTAAGCCCTGCAAGTGTAAACTCTGTATGAAAATGAACTgtcttcatatcccttccaaatgcGTCATATTAGCTTAGTGCTTTTCTCTAACAGACTTCACAACTCTTTCACAAATTATCTTGTGATATGGCGATCTTAGTTTAGTATAAAACTAACTTCTCTCCTGTTATTCGACAAATACTGATTTATCAACATGTTTTGCGTAAAATGGTCAATGAATTGCAATACGCATGATGCAGAACTCGAATACCATGCTTGGTGGCGTGGCTCCGTGAATGTCATCATCTCAGGAACCATGTAGTGGCATGGATGGTTTGACAGGATTTGCATGTGGGACAATTTATGGCCAAAAGGAAACCATTCTCAGCTGTACGGGTGTTGTCATTCATGGTCCAGGGAAGGTATTTGATATATGAGGTAGAGTATACCTTATAAGGAATCATCTGCACTGTCATCGATGATTCTATTTCTGATGTACTGTATATCTATTTATGCACTATTTTCCTAACTGTGGTTTGCCGGGGCTCAGCTTCGCCTCCTGGGTTCCATCTCTGTTTCTGTTCCTATTAAACAATGTGACGCAATTTTTGTTCCTGGGTAGTAGGTGTTATTTTCTAATTACTAGTGCTTccatggtataatttttttttattatttcccCAAACTTTGATTTGATCACTGCCTCGGATAGTTCAGGGAAGACGTCTTGAAGCCTGATTCTCATCTCAGAAATCAGAAGCTTCATTCGTAACTACTAAAGGCTTTATATTTGTAACCAAAAATGAGAAAAAGACGTTATTCATAATCAGAACCAGAGGCTCTGTTCGTAATAACTTTAAAATATCGTTACAATTTTGGCTGTACAGTCAATATGTATTATAGCCTAAATATAAGTGTCCCCCAATCTTAAACATATAATTTCTTGCGAGTtgcttattttttatatataaacttACCACTGATCTGGGTTTGGGATAAGCTGTTGCATGAGAAAATTAAGTACATTATATTTTGATTTTCAATAtaggaatacacacacacatctataaaTTATATAGGAACAATAGCTAGCTTTcaaaaccatagaaaacgtaaacaTTACAATAGTACCAGAAACGACCACCTTAGACCATCAACAAACATTACTGTAGGCCACCACGAGCACCACTTTGTGCTCTCGTGAAGTCTGAAACTGTACGAATTGCAAAAGAAAAAGTCCTAAACTCCAACAAACAACACGTAAGCAATACCTAACAATTAACAATGGTGTATCACTCAACAACATTGTTTGTGTAGTCATCAACCATAATGCACAAATGAAAATTGAAGGTTAATAGTTCCTCACAAATGTTTCTCCCATATGAAACTACGGTATCATATTCTttttgtattaatatatatatatatttttttaacttgCAGATTGTGCTGTAACATACATCTTCCATTGAACTGAATGATGGCCCACATTGGAAAAGTCTTGAATTTTTCTAGCATGCTAGAAACAACCAGGATTCATAATTACTGTTTTGTAATAACACACATTCCAATCTTACCTAAGTTTACGGTGCTATGCAATGtgcctaaccaacataacctaagGTTTATTCACATGAAAAGGACGTTAAACGCTATAACAGTATTACAGAAAGATATAAAAGAAGAAAATATTGATCAAGACAAATTACCAGAAATTGTTAAATATGTAAATGATAAACGAATTATCTACAGCTCTCATATAGCTGATCAAAGTGTTCATTTGAATTATGGCACTAGGAATAGATTAGCAAAGAAATTTAAAGTTGCAAAAGATAGAAAAATAAAGGCTGCTGCAACTCCTCTTATTATTGAAAAAATGCTGGCAGTGGATGAGAAAACTAGTGatgaatttgaattggagagtgtTTCAAGTGCAAGTTCTACTGTAGCATACCCATACTCTCACACACACGATATAAATTTAGAGAATATTACTTTGAAATCACATACAGAAGTAGCAGAGTCAGAACTAAATGATGATAATATTGCCATGACCGTGAAAGAGGACATAGCTTGTCGAATGCTTGCCTATGAAGAGGGAATTCTGCAGAAGCTAGAAAGCACATCCAAAAAAGATTCTTCCAAAAATACATTAACTAACTTTAAAGATGAATATTTTTTTAATGACTCTATAAGTGAAGACTTTGTAAAAGACATCAATACAGAATCATCTCCACTAATTAAAGAACATGGTACAGCAGATCCCACCATTCCTGTAAGTGATGTACCTTGTGGTGGATGTGGGGCTCACCTTCACTGTCAGGCTCCTGCTTTCCCAGGTAATATACTGAGTAGatttagtaaaaaaaaataataataatttgacaTTCACTAAAATGTTAGATATTCTTGATAACAATTAGTTGACAACAGAGACAGTTGACAACAATTGATACACAATAGTATGATAAATTGTAATCTATACTGTATGTGATACTGATGGAATATATATGTATTTCCTAAATTATATGTATTTTTGGGTGTTCTGGGCTTGTAGCCCATGAAACTTACTGAATTAATTCATGTGTCCTGGATGTTTGCAGATCATCCAGGAAAATACCCAGGAAGGTAACTGTGGTAATTTATTCAACATTAAGGCTGTGGACAACTAcagtataaacacacacacacacaaacaaaatcaCAAGGATGTGATATATCTATGAGAAAGTGTTGTAACCATTCAATGTGATCAAGTGGTATAGTTGGTGGTGTATGTGCCTGAGGAGTGCAGGGAAGTGGGTTTGATCCCATCAAGAGGCTTCACTATTTTCTCACAGTATGACATGTTCACCTGTGTTCATAAAAGACCATCCCATCACTCTCCATAATTCATTGGTCAGACCACACCTAGAGTATACTGTACAATTTTGGACTTCTAATCATAAAATTAAAGGAAACTTTGAGAGTGTACAGAGGAGGGATACTAATGTACAGATAAGGAGTcataataatgtggctgaagatatgatgaccaaatcacatatcattttctgatgtgtggtttggtcatcacattAAACTAATACTATCATTAAATAATTCCTGTGAAAGACTCAAAGATTTTTGTTATATTCTAAGCCAGGTCACTCAGTTTTTCCCTACTCTTGTGCAGAATATCAGCTTGCCTGTCTGCCTATGATCTTTCCAGTGGTATCAGAAAGGAAGGTGCTTCTTGAAGTAACTGAGTGGGATACAGTATCTCCAAGAAGTATTCATGCATAATTATTTAATTTTCTATCTCTAGGCTTCGTACCAAAAGAGGATTTTGAGGGCCTAAATCGTGGTGAGCTGCGTAGTGTTCTCTGCCAGCGTTGCTATTTTCTGAGATACCACAAAATGGCTCTAAATGTACGTGTCTCACCATCAGTATACCCCAAAATCCTAGAACCCATCAAGAATGTGAAGGCATTGATATTGGTGGTGGTAGATCTTCTAGATGTACCATGCTCCATTTGGCCTAACTTCATAGATATCATAGGTATGTGTATGAGCATTTAGTACTGTATGGATATTTCAGTTTTGAAGATTAAAGAACCATAGATTTTTTATGCAACTAAGAGCTTTTTTCAGCTGTACAATCTGATGCACTCTGGTGAAGGCATGAAGAATTCTTCGCTGCAGATTTTGGGTTATTTCTCTAAGTACAGTGGTGATGTTTCTCATCCAGCTTCTGTTCTCCTTGTTAATTGAACACAGAATTCTGAATTATGTGAAGGATGTAGACCATTGTACTACAGGACCTGGAAAGGGCTAAGGCATCAGGGCTTTTGCTGGAGAGGTACCTTGAATATACTGTAGAGGAATGAGCTTTCTTGAGGTCATTCTGATTGGTATTAAATATTCCTCTTTTAGTAGCCTCTTCAAAATCCATCATATTAATATAATTGAGGCAGGTATTTCTATGATAGAAATTTGACTATATTGTACCAGTATATGCATGCGTGTACTATATTGTTCCAGTAAACGCATGATTGTACTATATTGTACCAGTATATGAATGGTTGTAAATTATCATAAAAGTTAATACTTAATTGGCCACTGTTTATCTATTTTGTAGGCACACGCAGGCCAGTTGTAGTGGTGGGAAACAAAGTCGACCTTTTACCAGCTGATGGGAAAAATCACCTTCGGAGAATTGAAGATTCTCTTGCCGCTGCAATTGACAAGACTGACTTAGGTCGAGCAAATATTCGTCATACAGTTCTTGTCTCTGCACAAACAGGTTTTGGGATTGAAGATCTTATCACAAAAATTCATAATACATGGGACACAAAAGGTTTGT
The window above is part of the Procambarus clarkii isolate CNS0578487 chromosome 67, FALCON_Pclarkii_2.0, whole genome shotgun sequence genome. Proteins encoded here:
- the LOC123767570 gene encoding nitric oxide-associated protein 1, which encodes MMAHIGKVLNFSSMLETTRIHNYCFVITHIPILPKFTVLCNVPNQHNLRFIHMKRTLNAITVLQKDIKEENIDQDKLPEIVKYVNDKRIIYSSHIADQSVHLNYGTRNRLAKKFKVAKDRKIKAAATPLIIEKMLAVDEKTSDEFELESVSSASSTVAYPYSHTHDINLENITLKSHTEVAESELNDDNIAMTVKEDIACRMLAYEEGILQKLESTSKKDSSKNTLTNFKDEYFFNDSISEDFVKDINTESSPLIKEHGTADPTIPVSDVPCGGCGAHLHCQAPAFPGFVPKEDFEGLNRGELRSVLCQRCYFLRYHKMALNVRVSPSVYPKILEPIKNVKALILVVVDLLDVPCSIWPNFIDIIGTRRPVVVVGNKVDLLPADGKNHLRRIEDSLAAAIDKTDLGRANIRHTVLVSAQTGFGIEDLITKIHNTWDTKGDIYILGCTNSGKSTLFNTLLGSDLCKTSASSLIQRATTSCWPGTTLNMLKFPILRPSRYRLYLRVQRMKEQQKVQSMTAKLKPDYTKSISVGTLSGHIGRTFENLEEPDERFDPFSTNMRNIGKEQRKILGINTNDPKYSLGKWCFDTPGTIQPDQLINLLTHDELMKVLPSRLIQPSTFCLHTGHSLFIGGLARLDLVYSPQPVRFTVFRSEHLPITVVKTVDASAFYRNYLGSTLLGVPVGDEERLRHWPAITPKNMRTFTISKDRSCADVVLSSAGWVAITGIWKHVIELRGWTPGGRGIYLRDPPILPLSIKLRGPRIEKSPAHKAHRIFVPK